The Burkholderia mayonis DNA window AACGTCGGCCGCCATGTGATGCGCGCGGCCGCCGAACACCTGACGCCCGTCACGCTCGAGCTCGGCGGCAAGTCGCCCGTGATCGTCGGGCCGCGCGCACGCTTCGACGCGGCGGTCGACGCCGTCATCACCGGCAAGACACTGAACGCTGGCCAGACCTGCATCGCGCCCGACTACGTGCTCGTGCCGCGCGGCAAGGAAGCGGCGTTCGTCGCGCGTGCGCGAGAGCGGATGGCGAAGCTCTACCCGAATCTGTCGACGAACCCGGACTACACGTCGATCGTTTCCGAGCGTCACTTCGCGCGGCTGCAGCGGCTCGCGAGCGAAGCACAGGAAGCGGGCGCGCAGCTCCATCCGCTCACCGACGCGGCGCCCGATCCCGCGCTGCGCCGGCTGCCGCCCGTCCTCGTCACCCAGGCGCCCGACGCATCGCAGTTGATGCAGGAAGAGATCTTCGGGCCGCTGCTGCCGATCGTCCCGTACGACACGCTCGACGATGCGATCGCCTACGTGAACGCGCGCCCGCGGCCGCTTGCGCTGTATCTGTTCGACGAAGACCGCGCGACCGTCGACCGCGTGATGCGCGACACGATCTCGGGCGGCGTGACGGTCAACGACACGCTGATGCACATCGCTTGCGGCACGCTGCCGTTCGGCGGCGTCGGCGCGAGCGGGATGGGCGCGTACCACGGCTACGACGGCTTCGTGACATTCTCGAAGATGAAGCCCGTGCTCACGCAGCCGCGTCTCAACACGCGCGGCATGATCGCGCCGCCGTACGGCAGGCGCTTCGCCGCGATTCTCAAGATGATGCTGAAGTTCTGACGCGTCGCCGCCGACGCCGGACGAACGAAGGGCCGCAGCGCCTGCACATGACGCAGCC harbors:
- a CDS encoding coniferyl aldehyde dehydrogenase; protein product: MKNDLPGLATLDALLRDQRAAYLRAPYPSWATRADHLRALRKMLLDNRDALAAAISADFGHRAKEEVLMSEIWLAKEEIDEALKHGKRWIKPKSRAMNKWMRPARAKVMPQPLGVVGIVVPWNYPVLLAAGPLICALAAGNRAIIKMSELTPRTSQLFEELIAKTFARDHVAVVNGDAEIGAAFSGLPFDHLLFTGSTNVGRHVMRAAAEHLTPVTLELGGKSPVIVGPRARFDAAVDAVITGKTLNAGQTCIAPDYVLVPRGKEAAFVARARERMAKLYPNLSTNPDYTSIVSERHFARLQRLASEAQEAGAQLHPLTDAAPDPALRRLPPVLVTQAPDASQLMQEEIFGPLLPIVPYDTLDDAIAYVNARPRPLALYLFDEDRATVDRVMRDTISGGVTVNDTLMHIACGTLPFGGVGASGMGAYHGYDGFVTFSKMKPVLTQPRLNTRGMIAPPYGRRFAAILKMMLKF